A single genomic interval of Rosistilla ulvae harbors:
- a CDS encoding aspartate kinase has product MSLIVQKFGGTSVADVEKIRAAARKAIRAHTQGHQVVTVVSAMGKNTDRLVELAYELNERPPAREMDVLLSTGEQVTVALMAMAIESLGYKAVSLTGAQMGIRTDNTFTKARIQSIDTQRIQGYLDAGNIVIAAGFQGIDDEFNITTLGRGGSDTTAVALAAVLGADTCEIYTDVDGVYTTDPRLLPEARRVEVVSYDEMLELASLGAGVMHNRSIEFAKKFGVPIHVRSSFSDTTGSMIVAECESESSPVCGAAMTKNEARVTILGVPDVPGTSLDIFSRIADRKIAVDMIVQNMGTEGRADLSFTVPNSELAVTLEAARDAIEKIGAQGVSYDENVSKISVVGLGMAQQTGVAHRMFSALAEAGINIYMITTSEIKISALVPRDKAQDALRVVHNTFKLDSVAEDARNWSRIQHDRSQTADLQSVVATLQDDTLEKLTLTDIALVPDQARITLLGVPDRPGIAADIFADVGKSGIFVDMIVQGYDGEDGTTSVSFTVPKADYANSRAVAEALCKKFNLRGIEGADDIAKLSVSGIGLRSHTSVGTIMFRTLAQAGVNIQMINTSELQVNVVIQSDKAAETERLLRETFAESLRS; this is encoded by the coding sequence ATGTCATTGATCGTTCAGAAATTTGGCGGCACCAGCGTTGCCGATGTCGAAAAGATTCGCGCCGCCGCTCGCAAAGCGATCCGCGCCCACACCCAGGGACACCAAGTTGTCACCGTCGTCAGCGCGATGGGCAAGAACACCGACCGCCTGGTCGAACTCGCCTATGAACTGAACGAACGGCCGCCGGCTCGCGAAATGGATGTGTTGCTGTCGACCGGCGAACAGGTGACCGTAGCGTTGATGGCGATGGCGATCGAATCGCTGGGCTACAAGGCCGTCAGTTTGACCGGGGCCCAGATGGGCATCCGCACCGACAACACCTTCACCAAAGCTCGCATCCAATCGATCGACACCCAGCGAATCCAAGGCTATCTCGATGCGGGCAACATCGTGATCGCTGCCGGTTTCCAGGGCATCGACGATGAATTCAACATCACCACGCTCGGCCGTGGCGGCAGCGACACCACGGCGGTTGCACTGGCGGCGGTATTGGGCGCCGACACGTGTGAAATCTACACCGACGTCGACGGCGTCTACACCACCGATCCGCGGCTGTTGCCCGAAGCTCGCCGCGTCGAAGTGGTCAGCTACGACGAGATGTTAGAGCTGGCTAGCCTAGGGGCTGGCGTGATGCACAACCGCTCGATCGAATTCGCCAAGAAATTTGGCGTTCCGATCCATGTTCGCAGCAGCTTCTCCGACACTACTGGTTCGATGATCGTCGCCGAATGCGAATCGGAATCGTCACCGGTCTGCGGTGCGGCGATGACTAAGAACGAAGCTCGCGTGACGATCCTGGGCGTTCCCGACGTTCCCGGCACCAGCCTTGACATCTTTTCGCGGATCGCCGACCGCAAGATCGCTGTCGACATGATCGTGCAAAACATGGGAACCGAAGGCCGGGCGGATCTCTCCTTCACCGTTCCGAACAGCGAACTGGCGGTCACGCTGGAAGCCGCCCGCGACGCGATCGAAAAGATCGGAGCCCAGGGCGTCTCGTACGACGAAAACGTCAGCAAGATCTCGGTCGTCGGTTTGGGGATGGCACAGCAAACCGGCGTCGCCCATCGGATGTTCTCCGCATTGGCTGAAGCGGGCATCAACATCTATATGATCACGACCAGCGAGATCAAGATCTCGGCACTTGTACCGCGTGATAAGGCTCAAGACGCGCTGCGCGTTGTCCACAACACGTTTAAGTTGGATAGCGTTGCCGAAGATGCTCGTAATTGGAGCCGAATTCAGCACGACCGCAGCCAGACCGCCGATCTGCAAAGCGTCGTCGCGACGCTGCAGGACGACACCCTGGAAAAGCTGACTCTGACCGATATCGCTCTGGTTCCCGACCAAGCGCGGATCACGCTTTTGGGCGTTCCCGACCGTCCCGGAATCGCCGCCGACATCTTTGCCGACGTCGGCAAGTCGGGGATCTTTGTCGACATGATCGTCCAGGGCTACGACGGCGAAGATGGCACGACAAGCGTCAGCTTCACCGTCCCCAAAGCCGACTATGCCAACAGCCGCGCCGTGGCCGAAGCGTTGTGCAAGAAGTTCAACTTGCGTGGCATCGAAGGGGCGGACGACATCGCCAAGCTTTCGGTCAGCGGTATCGGACTCCGCAGCCACACCAGCGTCGGTACGATCATGTTCCGCACCCTCGCCCAGGCGGGTGTGAATATCCAGATGATCAACACGTCGGAGCTGCAGGTGAACGTCGTGATTCAAAGCGACAAAGCGGCCGAGACCGAACGTCTGCTGCGAGAGACCTTCGCCGAATCGCTGCGATCGTAA
- a CDS encoding cofactor-independent phosphoglycerate mutase, whose amino-acid sequence MKYVIIIPDGCADEALEALGGKTPLQAAQIPHMDAIAAAGTVGLSNNTPAHFPAGSEVANLCLLGYDPNQYFTGRAPLEAAAQGIELGPHDWAVRCNLVTIEDQTMVDFTADHITTAEATELLKSLQEKLGSDQIQFVPGVSYRNLMLFRGSADSPAPFGQETRTSAPHDLTDLPVVDDFPRGPGSDLISELMAASHEIFADHPVNVARRAAGKRPATNVWLWGQGLAPSLPPFREAYGPQGVMITAVDLLRGIAAIVGWPRIEVAGATGYLDTDYAAKGQAAIEALKEYDLVCVHIEAPDEASHEGRHDAKIEALQQIDSQIVGPLHAAIQSQGEYRILVMPDHPTFCSTKKHTHGMVPFAIAGSDTKADPAQTFDEVAAASTGKSFDQGWDLMKEFTAK is encoded by the coding sequence ATGAAATATGTCATCATCATTCCCGACGGATGTGCGGACGAAGCGCTCGAAGCTCTGGGGGGCAAAACCCCGCTGCAAGCAGCTCAAATTCCCCACATGGATGCGATCGCGGCTGCAGGTACGGTTGGCTTGAGTAACAACACGCCAGCTCATTTCCCAGCCGGTTCGGAAGTTGCCAACCTCTGCCTGCTGGGCTACGACCCGAATCAGTACTTCACAGGCCGGGCGCCGTTGGAAGCTGCTGCGCAAGGGATCGAGCTGGGCCCCCACGACTGGGCGGTTCGCTGCAATCTGGTCACGATCGAAGACCAGACGATGGTCGATTTTACGGCGGATCACATCACGACCGCCGAAGCGACCGAGCTGCTGAAATCGCTGCAGGAGAAACTGGGGAGCGATCAGATCCAGTTTGTCCCCGGCGTCAGCTACCGCAATCTGATGCTGTTTCGCGGTTCAGCCGATTCGCCCGCACCGTTCGGGCAGGAAACACGGACCAGCGCCCCGCACGATCTGACCGATCTGCCGGTCGTCGACGATTTCCCGCGCGGTCCCGGCAGCGACTTGATCAGCGAGCTGATGGCTGCTTCGCACGAGATCTTCGCCGATCATCCCGTCAACGTCGCCCGCCGCGCCGCCGGCAAACGGCCAGCGACCAATGTCTGGTTGTGGGGCCAGGGGCTTGCGCCCAGCTTGCCGCCGTTTCGCGAAGCTTATGGCCCGCAAGGCGTGATGATCACGGCTGTCGATCTGCTGCGTGGAATCGCCGCGATCGTCGGTTGGCCGCGAATCGAAGTCGCCGGAGCGACTGGCTATTTGGACACCGATTACGCAGCCAAGGGGCAAGCGGCGATCGAAGCGCTCAAGGAATACGATCTCGTCTGCGTTCACATCGAAGCTCCCGACGAAGCGAGCCACGAGGGGCGGCACGACGCGAAGATCGAAGCATTGCAACAGATCGATTCGCAGATCGTCGGCCCGCTGCACGCGGCGATTCAGTCGCAGGGTGAGTATCGGATTTTGGTGATGCCCGATCACCCGACCTTCTGTTCCACCAAAAAGCACACGCACGGCATGGTTCCGTTTGCGATCGCCGGTTCCGACACGAAGGCCGATCCGGCGCAAACGTTTGACGAAGTCGCTGCCGCATCGACCGGCAAAAGCTTCGACCAGGGATGGGATTTGATGAAAGAATTTACAGCCAAGTAG
- the rdgB gene encoding RdgB/HAM1 family non-canonical purine NTP pyrophosphatase — MFELVLGTGNRKKAIEIQAVMPADRVRLTTLADWSTAIEVVEDGDSFAENARLKSTQQAKHLGQWVLGEDSGLSVDALDGAPGIYSARFSGADATDEKNNDLLLERLEGVPLERRTAYYNCYLSLSDPDGNERLTANGKCCGRIIQQRHGTHGFGYDPMFEIPEYHLTFGQLGPSVKKALSHRARALREFIPQLRRLLDQLAGQ; from the coding sequence ATGTTTGAATTAGTACTAGGGACGGGGAATCGTAAAAAGGCGATCGAGATCCAAGCCGTGATGCCAGCCGATCGAGTCCGCTTGACCACGTTGGCCGATTGGTCCACGGCGATCGAAGTCGTCGAGGATGGAGACTCGTTCGCCGAGAACGCCCGGCTGAAGTCGACTCAGCAAGCCAAGCATCTGGGGCAGTGGGTGCTCGGCGAAGACAGCGGTCTGTCGGTCGACGCACTGGACGGGGCGCCGGGGATCTACAGCGCTCGCTTCTCGGGTGCCGATGCAACCGACGAAAAGAACAACGACCTGTTGTTGGAGCGTTTGGAGGGGGTGCCGCTGGAGCGCCGCACCGCCTATTACAACTGCTACCTCAGTCTTTCGGATCCCGACGGGAACGAACGACTGACCGCCAACGGGAAGTGTTGCGGCCGGATCATCCAACAGCGTCACGGGACGCACGGATTCGGATACGACCCGATGTTCGAGATCCCCGAGTATCACTTGACGTTCGGGCAACTTGGCCCCAGCGTAAAGAAGGCGCTCAGCCACCGAGCGCGGGCGCTGCGGGAATTCATTCCGCAACTTCGCCGGCTGTTAGATCAACTGGCCGGTCAGTAA
- a CDS encoding LpxI family protein, which produces MNSAIHSSPPTGNTSQSGSTVGLIAGWGRFPILVAESLKRQNHRVACAAIRGHACESLNDICDEVRWFGVAKMGGQLRFFRRHGVQRMTMAGKLFKADLMFQGSVWLRHLPDLFCIRTMAPHFITRRKDTRDDTLLTAVTDAYLARGIEVCPATDFAPELLVKQGHHSTQRLNNKQQADVRFGWTIAKQMGGLDIGQSITVKDQTVVAVEAVEGTDACIERSGKLCGKRGFTLIKVAKPQQDMRFDVPTIGPQTIELLAAAGGECIVIEADKTIVVDQDEVTRIANAHRIAIVAVNDAELAENENIFAA; this is translated from the coding sequence ATGAACTCGGCAATCCATTCCAGTCCGCCAACCGGCAACACTTCGCAGAGTGGCAGCACCGTCGGGCTGATCGCTGGATGGGGGCGATTCCCGATCCTGGTCGCCGAATCGCTGAAACGGCAGAACCATCGCGTCGCTTGTGCCGCAATCCGCGGCCACGCTTGCGAAAGCTTGAACGACATTTGCGATGAGGTCCGTTGGTTCGGCGTCGCCAAAATGGGAGGCCAGTTGCGGTTCTTCCGTCGCCACGGTGTCCAGCGGATGACGATGGCGGGCAAGCTGTTCAAAGCCGACCTGATGTTCCAAGGTTCGGTTTGGCTGCGGCACCTGCCCGATCTGTTCTGCATCCGCACGATGGCCCCTCACTTTATTACGCGCCGAAAAGACACGCGCGACGACACGCTACTGACCGCCGTCACCGACGCCTATCTGGCGCGCGGGATCGAGGTCTGCCCCGCCACCGATTTCGCTCCGGAGCTACTCGTGAAACAAGGCCACCATTCGACACAGCGGTTGAACAACAAACAACAAGCCGACGTCCGTTTTGGCTGGACGATCGCCAAGCAGATGGGCGGCCTGGACATCGGCCAAAGCATCACCGTGAAGGATCAGACCGTCGTGGCTGTCGAAGCTGTCGAAGGGACCGACGCATGTATCGAGCGATCGGGCAAGCTGTGCGGCAAACGCGGCTTCACCTTGATCAAAGTTGCCAAGCCGCAGCAAGACATGCGATTCGACGTCCCCACGATCGGGCCGCAGACGATCGAACTGCTGGCTGCCGCCGGTGGCGAATGCATCGTGATCGAAGCCGACAAGACGATTGTCGTCGACCAGGATGAGGTGACGCGAATCGCCAACGCCCACCGGATCGCGATCGTTGCCGTCAACGATGCCGAACTGGCGGAGAATGAGAACATTTTTGCGGCGTGA
- the lpxD gene encoding UDP-3-O-(3-hydroxymyristoyl)glucosamine N-acyltransferase gives MKPIAIRQLATELAATVIGDDSMQITGANPIGEASASEITLLDNVERRSDLESTAASAVVVASELENCSLVQLIVPDVHAAFMEIVAKFRPSQIVAPAGISPHAVVDPSAEIADDATIGPGCVIGANVTIGPRCNLVSGVTVMSGCTLGSEVNLMPGVLLYENTILEDRVWIHGGSILGAFGFGYRQSEGKHIRTGQLGYVHVESDVEIGAAVTIDRGTYGATRIGTGTKIDNQVQIAHNVQVGRHNLICSQVGIAGSSSTGDYVVLAGQVGLKDHIKLGDGVIVGAQGGVMADCEAGNVYLGSPATKQKEQMQIFAMWRRLPEMRRQIKTLEKQLSKMQDNSASQAKAA, from the coding sequence ATGAAGCCGATCGCCATCCGCCAGCTTGCAACCGAACTTGCCGCCACCGTGATCGGCGACGATTCGATGCAGATCACCGGTGCCAACCCGATCGGCGAAGCATCGGCCAGCGAAATCACGCTGTTGGACAATGTTGAACGTCGGTCCGATTTGGAATCGACAGCAGCGTCGGCCGTCGTCGTCGCGTCAGAACTCGAAAACTGTTCGCTGGTTCAGCTGATCGTGCCGGATGTTCACGCCGCGTTTATGGAGATCGTGGCAAAGTTCCGCCCCTCGCAGATCGTGGCACCTGCCGGAATCAGCCCCCACGCTGTCGTCGACCCTTCGGCCGAAATCGCCGACGATGCGACGATCGGCCCTGGATGCGTGATCGGTGCGAACGTCACGATCGGGCCTCGCTGCAACCTGGTCTCCGGCGTGACCGTAATGTCCGGCTGCACCTTGGGTTCGGAAGTGAACCTGATGCCGGGCGTGCTGCTGTATGAAAACACGATCCTCGAAGATCGCGTCTGGATTCATGGCGGTTCGATTTTGGGAGCCTTCGGTTTTGGATACCGCCAGTCTGAAGGAAAGCACATCCGCACCGGGCAGCTCGGTTACGTGCACGTCGAAAGCGATGTCGAGATCGGCGCCGCGGTGACGATCGATCGCGGCACCTACGGCGCGACGCGAATCGGAACCGGCACCAAGATCGACAACCAAGTACAGATCGCTCACAACGTTCAGGTCGGTCGCCACAATCTAATCTGCTCGCAAGTCGGAATCGCCGGCAGCAGCAGCACCGGCGACTACGTCGTGCTGGCCGGACAGGTTGGCCTGAAGGACCACATCAAACTGGGCGACGGCGTGATCGTGGGAGCTCAAGGTGGCGTGATGGCCGACTGCGAAGCTGGCAACGTCTACCTAGGCAGCCCAGCGACGAAGCAGAAGGAACAGATGCAGATCTTTGCCATGTGGCGTCGTTTGCCTGAGATGCGACGTCAGATCAAGACGCTCGAGAAGCAGCTTTCCAAAATGCAGGACAACAGCGCTTCGCAAGCGAAAGCCGCTTAG
- a CDS encoding phosphatase PAP2 family protein — MNPEPQEPSLKLYPGPAWSARSSKPLQPLLWFGVAVMLLSPLALFCDYDIAVWFWEDRLPGDFRKAIYISEFFSHGLGVAMIITGIAILVPEKRWCLPRLAALSFGSGAIVTILKMFILRRRPNDFDFATAREDSIYQWSLDAYLQHVAIFDDSTLRSFPSGHAATAVGLCIGMMLLFPRGRIYFVCMATLACTERLLCQAHFLSDVLGGVAVATLWSYICLHPRMLGVLFGHMEPEGRGFKVPNVDDLRGKPYKRAA; from the coding sequence GTGAATCCAGAGCCTCAAGAGCCCAGCCTTAAACTGTATCCGGGACCGGCTTGGTCGGCCCGTTCCAGCAAGCCGCTGCAACCGCTGCTGTGGTTCGGCGTGGCGGTGATGCTGTTGAGCCCGCTGGCTCTGTTTTGCGATTACGACATCGCGGTTTGGTTTTGGGAAGATCGATTGCCAGGCGACTTTCGCAAAGCGATCTACATCTCCGAGTTCTTCTCGCACGGGCTGGGCGTTGCGATGATCATCACGGGGATCGCGATTCTGGTCCCCGAGAAACGCTGGTGCTTGCCGCGTCTGGCCGCGCTGTCGTTCGGCAGCGGCGCGATCGTGACGATATTAAAGATGTTCATCCTGAGGCGGCGACCCAACGATTTTGATTTCGCGACGGCGCGGGAGGATTCGATCTATCAATGGTCGCTCGACGCCTACCTGCAACACGTTGCGATCTTCGATGACAGCACATTGCGTTCGTTCCCCAGCGGTCATGCAGCGACCGCCGTCGGATTATGCATCGGGATGATGCTGTTGTTCCCTCGCGGGCGGATCTATTTTGTTTGTATGGCGACGCTTGCTTGCACCGAACGACTGCTCTGCCAAGCTCACTTCCTTAGCGACGTCCTGGGGGGCGTGGCCGTTGCGACGCTGTGGTCCTACATCTGCCTGCACCCGCGAATGCTAGGCGTTTTGTTTGGGCACATGGAGCCCGAGGGACGTGGCTTCAAAGTTCCCAACGTCGACGACTTGCGTGGCAAACCGTACAAGCGAGCCGCTTGA
- a CDS encoding prolyl oligopeptidase family serine peptidase: MRSLFFSFSLVLLSNLVLADGPADNLATTVRPVPPVGIELKPADRDELLAGLEKLNAKIQQIRDAKQPLGQALLPDVEIFSRAIRDAVAHRELFAERDINKARQVLAEGLARADALASGKAPWTTQKGLVVRGFRSRIDDTVQPYGMVVPESYAFSGATRHRLDLWMHGRGERSSEAVFIHERMNQVGRISPSDTLVLHPYGRYCNAFKFAGEIDVLEALRHARTQYRVDNDRVSVRGFSMGGAGCWQLAVHYPDLFFAANPGAGFSETPEFLRTFQNETLDPTWYEEKLWQMYDCTGYAANLFNLPTVAYSGELDKQKQAADIMEQAMQQEGLRLTHLIGPQTKHTLHPDSLQLIERKLASLARVGRDRLPETIDFVTYTLRYNKSFWLTVTELDSHWEKSTVRGGLQGQGNTVRLSVAGVNGLRIELPAGESPFDPRHPVNLELTVTGAGGAGEGFSQTQTIVGPQPESDRSWVCEVYRDGSTWKLGGRPTTGLQKRHALQGPIDDAFMDRFILVEPTSPAAHPAIDAWTRAEFQRLVTEWRRQFRGDAIVRRDVDLTDEEIANCHLILFGDPSSNSVLGLIADKLPIGWNDKTVTVGKQQFDAEHHAPVMIYPNPKNPNRYVVLNSGFTYRTFAYLNNARQVPKLPDWAVIDVRTPADSLWPGKVVDANFFDESWQLR; encoded by the coding sequence ATGCGAAGCTTGTTTTTCAGTTTCTCTCTGGTCCTATTGTCCAATCTGGTTCTGGCCGACGGTCCCGCGGATAACCTTGCCACCACCGTTCGCCCCGTGCCGCCTGTGGGGATCGAATTGAAACCGGCCGATCGCGACGAACTGCTCGCGGGATTGGAGAAGCTGAACGCGAAGATCCAGCAGATTCGCGATGCCAAGCAACCGCTGGGGCAAGCGTTGCTGCCCGACGTGGAGATCTTCTCTCGCGCAATCCGCGATGCCGTTGCCCATCGCGAACTGTTCGCCGAACGCGACATCAACAAGGCGCGGCAGGTTCTGGCCGAAGGCCTCGCTCGAGCCGATGCGTTGGCGTCGGGCAAAGCCCCATGGACGACGCAGAAGGGACTGGTCGTCCGCGGCTTCCGCTCTCGCATCGACGACACGGTCCAGCCTTACGGAATGGTCGTCCCCGAAAGTTATGCGTTCTCCGGAGCGACGCGGCATCGCTTGGATCTATGGATGCACGGCCGCGGCGAACGCAGTTCCGAAGCTGTCTTTATTCATGAACGCATGAACCAAGTCGGCCGGATTTCGCCATCCGACACGCTGGTCCTGCATCCCTATGGCCGCTACTGCAACGCCTTCAAATTCGCTGGCGAGATCGACGTCCTCGAAGCCTTGCGGCACGCTCGCACGCAATACCGCGTCGACAATGATCGAGTCAGCGTTCGCGGGTTCTCGATGGGAGGAGCCGGTTGTTGGCAGCTGGCCGTTCACTATCCCGACCTGTTCTTCGCCGCAAACCCCGGGGCTGGATTCTCCGAGACGCCTGAGTTCCTGCGAACCTTCCAAAACGAAACGCTCGATCCGACCTGGTACGAGGAAAAACTGTGGCAGATGTACGACTGCACCGGCTACGCCGCCAACCTGTTTAACCTGCCAACCGTCGCCTACAGCGGCGAACTGGACAAGCAGAAACAGGCGGCTGACATCATGGAACAAGCGATGCAGCAGGAGGGATTGCGTTTGACGCATCTGATCGGCCCGCAGACCAAGCACACGCTCCATCCCGATTCGCTGCAGTTGATCGAACGGAAACTAGCCAGCCTCGCCCGCGTCGGACGCGATCGATTGCCCGAGACGATCGATTTTGTGACCTACACGCTGCGCTACAACAAGTCGTTCTGGCTGACCGTCACGGAGCTCGATTCGCATTGGGAAAAATCGACGGTTCGTGGCGGCTTGCAAGGGCAGGGCAACACGGTCCGATTGAGCGTTGCCGGAGTTAACGGATTGCGGATCGAACTGCCGGCGGGCGAGAGCCCCTTCGATCCGCGGCATCCGGTGAACTTGGAACTGACCGTCACGGGGGCGGGCGGCGCAGGTGAAGGCTTTTCGCAAACGCAGACCATCGTCGGACCGCAGCCCGAATCGGATCGATCTTGGGTTTGCGAAGTCTACCGCGACGGATCGACTTGGAAATTGGGCGGTCGCCCCACGACGGGACTGCAGAAACGCCACGCGTTGCAGGGTCCGATCGACGATGCGTTTATGGACCGCTTCATCCTTGTTGAACCGACCTCGCCGGCAGCCCATCCGGCGATCGACGCTTGGACACGCGCAGAGTTCCAAAGACTGGTCACCGAGTGGCGGCGGCAATTCCGCGGCGACGCGATCGTCCGTCGCGACGTCGATCTGACCGACGAAGAGATCGCCAATTGCCACTTGATCCTGTTTGGTGATCCGTCGAGCAATTCAGTACTGGGATTGATCGCCGACAAATTGCCGATCGGCTGGAACGACAAGACAGTCACCGTCGGCAAGCAACAGTTCGACGCGGAACATCACGCTCCGGTAATGATCTATCCGAATCCGAAGAACCCGAACCGATACGTCGTGCTCAACAGCGGATTCACCTACCGCACGTTCGCCTATTTGAACAACGCACGGCAAGTTCCCAAGCTGCCCGACTGGGCGGTTATCGACGTGAGAACTCCAGCCGATTCGCTCTGGCCCGGCAAAGTAGTCGACGCCAACTTCTTCGACGAAAGCTGGCAGTTGCGGTAG
- a CDS encoding MotA/TolQ/ExbB proton channel family protein — translation MSFFKIPCPKCNKSLKVSIDLAGKSRACPYCRATVRIPDADPLEATDTAGGFPNLNLGEKPAAAKPAPAATPAPAVPNFTATPAVAPAAPAAKKRHVKAKRPQKSWFSAGNGEAASSDVSLVISGLIGAVATVIWLGLMYPLRQFQFGQLFWDRGPVPFPTTLLMFWALAILFLKWLNLKKQKDAMLLDVLPVEISNEITVDSLDRFIVNINELPGASSDTFLVNRVVRGIEHFRVRKSAAETVTMMESQSAIDANNVAGSYTILKVFIWSLPILGFIGTVMGVSAAVASLATSLSGGGNMDAMKAALQDVFGGLGTAFDTTLLALIMSMLVKLPASALQKSEEDLISSVDEYCNENLLRRLNDGREGGAERGAGGANSGGDVAIFRAAVEQALGTQHAEMERWLKKLDAIGTSLTSQVSKGWDEVNGRIEQQQQQHVAMLQKQTLDQQAVLQAQLDQMANAAEKIQGTLANLADQAASMNTNVSGTFAQSQNTMQEHLAGLDRGLSSLSGVLEKLGDQQVVVQQVETRRSGWFGGGSKKASRNGRR, via the coding sequence GTGTCGTTTTTCAAAATCCCTTGCCCCAAATGCAACAAATCGCTGAAGGTTTCTATCGATCTGGCGGGAAAGAGCCGGGCCTGTCCCTACTGCCGTGCGACGGTCCGAATCCCCGACGCAGATCCTTTGGAAGCCACCGACACCGCCGGCGGATTCCCTAATCTGAATCTCGGTGAAAAACCGGCCGCCGCGAAACCTGCGCCTGCCGCCACGCCAGCCCCCGCCGTTCCGAACTTCACGGCCACGCCCGCTGTTGCGCCAGCTGCGCCGGCGGCCAAGAAGCGTCACGTCAAAGCGAAACGTCCTCAGAAAAGCTGGTTCAGCGCGGGCAACGGCGAAGCGGCCAGCAGCGACGTCAGCTTGGTGATCAGCGGATTGATCGGTGCGGTTGCGACGGTCATCTGGCTGGGGCTGATGTATCCGCTGCGGCAGTTCCAATTCGGGCAACTGTTTTGGGATCGCGGCCCGGTCCCCTTCCCGACGACTCTGTTGATGTTTTGGGCATTGGCGATCCTGTTCCTGAAATGGTTGAACCTGAAGAAACAGAAAGACGCGATGCTGTTGGACGTCCTGCCGGTGGAAATCTCCAACGAGATCACCGTCGATTCGTTGGATCGGTTCATCGTGAACATCAACGAATTGCCCGGTGCATCGAGCGACACGTTTTTGGTCAACCGCGTGGTCCGAGGCATCGAGCACTTCCGCGTCCGCAAAAGTGCCGCCGAAACGGTCACGATGATGGAATCGCAATCGGCGATCGATGCGAACAACGTCGCCGGCAGTTACACGATTTTGAAGGTCTTCATTTGGTCGCTGCCGATCTTGGGCTTTATCGGTACGGTCATGGGCGTTAGCGCGGCGGTTGCCAGTTTGGCGACCAGCCTCAGCGGCGGCGGTAACATGGACGCGATGAAGGCTGCGTTGCAGGACGTCTTCGGCGGTCTGGGAACCGCGTTTGATACGACGCTGTTAGCGCTGATCATGAGTATGTTGGTCAAGCTGCCCGCGTCGGCGCTGCAGAAGAGCGAAGAGGATTTGATCTCCAGCGTCGATGAATATTGCAACGAGAACCTGTTGCGACGGTTGAACGACGGTCGCGAAGGGGGTGCCGAACGGGGCGCTGGTGGAGCCAACAGCGGCGGCGACGTGGCGATCTTCCGCGCGGCGGTCGAACAAGCGCTGGGAACCCAGCACGCCGAGATGGAACGCTGGCTGAAGAAGCTCGACGCGATCGGGACCAGCTTGACCTCGCAGGTCTCCAAAGGCTGGGACGAAGTCAACGGTCGGATCGAACAACAGCAACAACAGCACGTTGCGATGCTGCAAAAACAGACGCTCGATCAGCAAGCGGTGCTGCAGGCGCAATTGGACCAAATGGCCAACGCGGCGGAGAAGATTCAAGGCACGCTGGCGAATCTTGCCGATCAAGCGGCCAGCATGAACACCAATGTCAGTGGCACGTTTGCTCAATCGCAAAACACGATGCAGGAACACCTGGCGGGGCTCGATCGCGGGCTCTCCAGCCTCAGCGGAGTGCTGGAGAAACTGGGAGACCAACAGGTCGTGGTGCAACAAGTCGAAACTCGCCGCTCCGGTTGGTTTGGCGGCGGTTCGAAGAAGGCTTCGCGAAACGGAAGGCGATAG